A window of Montipora foliosa isolate CH-2021 unplaced genomic scaffold, ASM3666993v2 scaffold_483, whole genome shotgun sequence contains these coding sequences:
- the LOC137989972 gene encoding uncharacterized protein has product MTQKNKYLGVDGSDGIQHNKMKEKIRKESNRRVRLILRTELNGRNKIEAINSLAVQVVQYSFGITDWKISELKNIDTKTRKLLNMQKMLHPKADVDGVYIQRKDEGRDLINVETAFKTATIGLDHHLKRKEGQSPKQVLQHEQSKAKNSITKNANRFKRELTMPEIENREDKSASENAKALKHLFKFKMKSMKEEKWKNKALHGQYPRLLEKPHVDKVTTNKWLSSNLKGETEEPLMAAQDQATNTRNYQKVICGQQVESKCRMYSQHEETVDQIVSGCEVLARKKYISRHNNAAAYLHWSIRKDHDIKITDKWYQQEPETVAHNKDNNITIMWDMPINTDRTITANRPDIIVKDSVRSPWNLIDMTVPSDRNIELKEVEKQVQVQRP; this is encoded by the coding sequence ATGACACAGAAAAACAAATACCTGGGTGTAGATGGAAGTGATGGTATCCAGCATAACAAAATGAAAGAGAAGATAAGAAAAGAATCCAATAGGAGAGTAAGATTGATATTAAGAACAGAGCTCAATGGAAGAAACAAAATAGAAGCTATCAATAGTCTTGCAGTCCAAGTTGTGCAATATAGTTTTGGAATCACTGACTGGAAAATCTCAGAACTGAAGAACATTGACACAAAAACACGCAAACTATTGAACATGCAGAAGATGTTGCATCCTAAAGCAGATGTGGATGGGGTATACATCCAAAGAAAAGATGAAGGAAGGGACCTGATTAACGTAGAAACAGCATTCAAAACAGCAACAATAGGGCTCGATCACCATCTGAAGCGCAAAGAAGGGCAATCTCCAAAGCAGGTGCTTCAACATGAACAATCTAAAGCCAAAAATTCAATAACCAAGAATGCTAATAGGTTCAAAAGGGAATTAACAATGCCAGAGATTGAGAACAGAGAAGATAAATCAGCCTCAGAAAATGCTAAAGCCCTGAAACACTTGTTTAAGTTTAAGATGAAATCaatgaaagaagaaaagtgGAAAAACAAAGCATTGCATGGCCAGTATCCAAGGCTCCTAGAGAAGCCTCATGTAGACAAAGTCACCACCAACAAATGGTTGTCAAGTAATCTGAAAGGAGAAACAGAGGAACCACTTATGGCAGCTCAAGACCAGGCAACAAACACCAGAAACTACCAGAAAGTAATCTGTGGCCAGCAAGTGGAGAGCAAATGCAGAATGTATTCACAACATGAAGAGACAGTGGACCAAATTGTATCTGGATGTGAGGTattagccagaaaaaagtacATATCCAGGCACAATAATGCTGCAGCATATCTGCATTGGAGCATCCGTAAAGATCATGATATCAAGATAACAGACAAATGGTACCAACAGGAGCCAGAGACTGTGGCGCAcaataaagacaacaacatcacCATCATGTGGGACATGCCAATCAATACTGATAGAACTATAACAGCAAATAGACCAGACATCATCGTCAAAGATTCAGTGCGTTCCCCTTGGAACCTGATTGACATGACTGTCCCATCAGATAGAAACATCGAACTGAAGGAGGTCGAAAAGCAAGTACAAGTACAAAGACCTTGA